attctcatGCCAAATAGCTGGTATTTTTTCTTACttagacttaaaattaaatttacccAAGAGCCAAATAAACTCAAATTAAGTTCTTTACAATAACATACATGccacttaaaaataaaatttacctGAGTGCAATAATCTCAAAATCTAAACTTCTGTATGCTGAAAGAGTGATTGATTATAAAACACTAACTAACATCAGATGATATTcaaattaatgaattttattttaaggtTATTCTATGCTTTTATTTGGAGTCATGATCAATGGGACCTGATCTCATGTGATGTCATTAAAGATTATTGTCGGTTTGATTAACTTAACCAAAACCACTTGGCAAGAAGAAATCACACTACTAcaaatatgtgtatatatacattGTCATTTGTGCTTCATTTTCATTCAAGAACCAAAACCCATTTCCCATCACATGTTTCAAATATTTGTGGGTTATTTCTAATATATTGATTTGAATAGAGAGAGGTCCCAAAAAATGGGGGTTCATTCCCTATGTCAGAGCTTCTTGTTCTTGTCTTTAATATTGTTTGGTTCAGTGAATTTGTGCAGTGCAGATGACAAGACTTTTGAGGTTGTCGGAACCACTGAGTGTGCTGATTGTAGCCAGAATAACTTCAAGTCTTCTCAGGCATTTTCAGGTTCCAATCTCTCTCTCATGAAATgtgtgtttttctttctttataaaCTTGCCATGCAATGTATAGTTCTTGATTCATGCATGGACTTAGGTTGGTGGAATGTAAAAATTCCGATGATGTTTTGTTTGACTGAAATCTTTGACTAGTTTATTTACCAGAGAAAAAACGTCTTACCAACTGAGAATAGAGTAAATTAATCAACTTGAGTCAACATGATGCATATCTTTGCAAAAAGTCTTACCAACTGAGAATAGAGTAATTTAATCACGTGTATTTGACTTGAGTCAACATGATGCAGGTCTTCGCGTGACCATCGACTGCAAGCTCGAAAGCGGCGACGTCAAGCGGTTCGGATCCGGGGAGGTCGACGAGCAAGGCAAGTTCAAGGTCTCGCTCTCCCAAAAGCTCAACAACAAATGCTACGCGCAGCTCCACAGCGCGGCCGCCCTCCCATGCCCCGCCCACAACGACATCGAGGCCTCCAAGATCGTCCTCAAGTCCCAGACCAACGGCAAGACGACATTCGCCCCGGCTAAAACCCTCCAATTCTCAGCCACATTGTGCTCCTCCAAGACCTTCCTGCCCTACTGGAAGCACCCTCCCCACCCATGGTTCAAACCTCTCCCCAAGCCCACCCTACCCCCTTACACCCACCCCTGGTTCCACAAGCCCACCCCATCACCCGTCCCCGTCTACACTCCCACACCAAAACCACCCGTTGTTGAGCCTCTCCCACCACCCGCCCCCGTCTACACGCCTACACCAAAACCACCCGTAtacaagcccaagcccaagccaCCGGTCTACAAGCCCAAGCCCAAACCACCAGTGtacaagcccaagcccaagcccaaacCACCGGTGTACAAGCCTAAGCCAGAGCCACCAGTAGTGAAGAAGCCATGCCCGCCAACGGTGGTGAAGCCACTCCCGCCACCAGTGCCAGTGTACAAGCCACCGGTGAAGAAGCCGTGCCCGCCAGTCGTGGTGAAGCCACTCCCGCCGCCAGTGCCCATCACGAAGAAGCCATGCCCGCCTCTCCCGAAGATCCCGCCAAAGTACTTCCACCACCCGAAATTCGGGCACTTCCCGCCGCTGCCTCCGAGCATCCCTCACCACCCTTGATCATTTTCAACAATTCAACCCAAACTGTAATTAGTAATGCATATCTCAGCTAGCAAGGTGTTATGTCTAAGCTGccaaataaaaatatgtgttTTCTTTAATGAAGGAATTATGTGTTTGAGATGAAAGGAAGTTTGAGTGATAGATCATAGGAAGCACATCATTGATCATATTTTATTGGGTTTGATCACCCTTTGTATTTGTTTGATTAGGTTTGATATCAGATGTTTGTGTCTTTTCCAATTTGCACTTTCCATTTTGCtataagaatttcttttaatgTTTTAAATAGAATGTATATATCTACATCTGCATCACAGAatttagtaggagtattaatcTTCACATAAtccaaaaattaaatacaaaactTATGAAGCATAACAAAGAATAATTTAGAATTGAAGTCCCAAGCTAAACATATATACGTCTCAATGCTCAATATGCGCACAAACATCTTAATTCCGGCTCTAAAATGGTCTATTTCAGTATATCAGAATCAATCCAATAATGGATGCTATTTCCTTCATGATATCAATTCCTTCTTTGATCTCCAAAAAAATATGAATCCATTAGTTTCATTTAGAAAAGAAGTCCATAAATTGAGGTAACAAATGGTCCCACTCTGCACACATTTAGTAGTAGGCTAGTAGGAATAGATTATGCAGTCTGCAGATATGCTGTTACATTTTTTTTCACTCATCTCAGCTTAATTATATGTTCATTGCACATGAGGATTAGGCATATATGTTACTCCTATATAGGATCTAATAAATTGTGATCCATGCATGTGGGCAATAAATAAGGGGAGTGGGGGAGACCCATCCTATAAAAAAGAATGataaattaggaaataataCTCTCTGTCCATAAAAAAATTATGCAATACTATAAATGGCATGAGTTGGTTAGTAAGAAAATTGTTACATCAAATTAAATCGTAAGAAGTAATGTTCGAAAAACGAAAGTTGCAAGTTTTTATGAATGTCTAGTGAGGTTGTTGCATATTTTTGGTAGACGAAAGAAGTATTACTACATATTCCATGATGAATGATAAGATGGTTGTAATACTTGGGAAAAAGTAAAAATCTATTGTATCTCTTTGGTGGTAAGCTAAATAGTAGGGTGATTATATAATTATACTTTTAGaagttttgttttgttcttgaATCTTGTTTTATTACTAAACGAAGCTACCACAAAtctgaaaattttcaataaatgGCACTAGATTATTTCTCAAATTGGGCCTGGCCAACAAACTGAAATGGGCCtgtttaataatatattaaggCTCAAATACAGCCCCTACCTTTTTTTCAGGAAGTAAAATTGCAACGGTTTACTTTCGGTCACTTAATTTTggtaaatcaaaataatatttaaaccTCTCCTAACCATTTACTGAAACtattatattcaaattttatatatatttcacccgtctttaatttaaatttaaagtcATAAGATTATTTCTCAAATttataaaatcctaaaaatattaTGTGTATATGTCAGTTATTCCTGGATGAATAGATCCacgatatttttttaatttaataattgatCGACGAATTATATTTCGCGATAAAATAGAACTCATTATTCTCTCGCTCTGTTGCTTTGTCTCTTTCTCTGTGATCCAAACACAAGCAGAAATTGCTCGTGATTTTTCACTCTAAATTCGATCTGAAACGAAGATGTCGTCTACCTTCAGCGGCGATGAAACTGCTCCCTTCTTCGGCTTTCTCGGCGCCGCTGCCGCGCTCGTCTTCTCCTGTAAGCACCAACCGCAATTCATTGATTTGTTTGTTGAATTATCCCCACTCCCTTTCAATTTCGATGTGATTCATTGATTGGGACTGTTTTTCCACGGATCTCTCCCTATCTATACGCTCAATTGTGTTTCagtgttcataattttatttttccgtGAATTTGTgatctacttttttttttcgattGAAGGTATGGGTGCGGCTTACGGAACAGCGAAGAGTGGAGTTGGCGTGGCGTCGATGGGGGTGATGCGGCCGGAGCTGGTGATGAAATCCATTGTGCCGGTTGTTATGGCTGGTGTTTTGGGTATATATGGATTGATTATTGCTGTGATTATCAGCACTGGTATTAACCCTAAGGCTAAGTCGTACTATCTCTTCGACGGTTATGCTCATCTCTCTTCGGGATTGGCTTGTGGCCTTGCTGGACTTGCTGCTGGGATGGCTATTGGCATTGTGGGAGATGCTGGTGTTAGGTATGCTTTGTTTCATGTTTggtatgaatttaattttagttttttgtctgctattttttttgtttgattttggtggatatCAAGTTTAAGATTTGGTTTACGTGGAGGTGAATTTTTGGGATAGTTGATCAGTGTGGAAGGTTTCTTTAGTTTAATTAATCTCGGCATTGTTCCACGTCTACTTTCAGTGATGTATTATAGGATAAAAAGTATCTCTTTCCATACTATAAGGAGGTGATTGCTCTAAGTTATAGGAAGATTGAACAAACATGGAATTGAGTGCTTGAAGTATAAGATGGTCAAACAAGTTCAAAATTAACCAATCCATCAAAGTCAACAGTAGattagtttcaattttttttaatctatacatCTTATAACTAAAGTGAATTCCCCCCGGAGTGTAAGGAACAAAGACAGAACTTCCATTGGTCAAAATATAGGAGAGGGGACTTGCAATATAATAATTGTGTTTATCCCAAAGTAGACTTGAAATATAAGATGGTCCCTTTTGCCTTTTTTTTTCTACTAGTGATGATTTTCAACTTGATAATATTCTTTTTGAATTCTTGGAGTGTATTTAAACTAATAAACTTGGTTCAGACTTATTGAGTCCTGCATTCATCAAACTTGGTGAAGGGATCATCATTTGCACAGCCTGTGATTTTTGCCTGCTCTTTTTTCTTCATCAACTAATTGTTATTCTTGCTTGCCATAGTAACCAGACACCAATTGTACCCCTGCAATCTTCCTCTTTACAAGATTGTTCTTGATTTCATTGTGCACTCATTAATATTGCATGTTGCTGAATGGATGTAAAAGCGTCTTGTTGAATACTTATATAAGTAGTGTAACTCATATTCTAGTATTTGATTTAGATTTATCTTTTGAACATTGGTCGTGCATCTAGATGTTCATGGAGAATCAATATCTAGTATGGTACTATGTATAATGTAACATTTATTCCGCTAAATATGTTGTAGCCTGTAGTTATGCAGCTTTGATGGTTCAACATTCTTGCAGTTAAACTCCTCATAAGCAATTCCTGGGAGAAACAATGCTTACTTTATGGAAATTCATTAGTTGTTTTTTggtttctttttcattttgaatAATCAATCATTAATTTTTTGCAGGGCTAACGCGCAGCAGCCTAAGCTTTTTGTTGGAATGATCCTTATTCTCATTTTTGCTGAAGCTCTGGCACTCTATGGTCTTATTGTTGGAATCATCTTATCTTCACGAGCTGGCCAGTCCCGAGCTGACTAGGGCAGAAGCTAGCAATTTAAGTTCATTGTTTTGGTGAAATTTATGGTATTTTGGCAAAGTTTGATCCTTGAATTACTACTAATTACCTCCTGTATTTTCATCCACAAAGTAGCTTGTGGGTGGTTGTTTTCATAGAGTGGTGTTTATTTGTAGTAGTATTAGATGAGGATTTGTTTTTGTTGAATAAGAGCCTGAAGGGGTTATCCATTAAATTACTCGATCTATATTATGTTTGGAAGACCGAATTATTCTGATAATCACTCACTTCTTGCCTTTCTATTCTTCATTTTGTAAATTTTGCACTTTTAAATTCTTCCAATAATATCGATTTATTCACTGGAATTAACCAACAGAACAGGTAAAAATCGAATCATGGCGAAGGcacatatatgtatatacataaGTAAAAATCTTGGATCTGTATCTGAAGCCAAAACTTCAACCTACTCAATGAGTATTGTATCCTCGATGCTACAAAAACGAGCTATGCCCTCCACCTAGCGGCAATCTAGGACTAAAAACAGCAGAGACCTTCAAATGGGGGCATTGCGAGAAGCCGAGGCTCTGCAAGAACAACATATTACATGCTTTTTAGCACGGTATGATGGAATAAGATAGGAATCAAACAACAAAAACATGAGCATATCTTTGAATACGGTAAAGCAAGGAAAAGGGAGTTGCCTACCGGAATGCTTAATAAAACTCCCTCAGCATTCACAAGAACAGGCAATGCTCGCCGCGCAGCAACTGGAATCGACTTCAAAGTTGCCAGTGCTCTACCAGCTAATAAGTTAGCATAAATCATTCTCACCATGCCATTTTCTGATGAGGAATCTCCCATTTTCGTCATTCTGGAAAGATCACGAAGATACATCCAATCCGCATCGACCATGCAGCGGACTTCAGCCACCATCTCATCACCGAATATGCAAGAACTGCAAAAGCAACAGCCTTCTGCTCCCAGCTTCTCGACAGAGACATCCGGCACATTCCAGTCAAGTTGAAATCTGTTCATGAAATACCCTACTTGCCCAGGATGAATTAATCTGCTTGAAGATGATATGCTATGTCCCGACGTAGGGTCAGAGGTAGCTTCAGTCACTGCCTTGAAATTTTCACTTTCTTGCTTCTGCAGAGAAACAATACTGTCGTAGGAGGAGTTGCTAAGAATGCCGTGTATTTTAGCTTCATTCAGGACAGCCTCGGAGGATGTTGCATCCAAGAATGGAACACTAGAAAGGTCTGGCATTGATTTTTCTGCAATTTCTTCGATTTTCAGTGCAATCTGCTCTAACTCGCTCGACTCCAAGCAGTTCTGGCTACATAACTTCAAAATCGTATGTGAAGACGAATCAGAAGAGCAGCATACCAGAACGCGTGTTCCTTTGGACCCTGGAGCTGGACAGAGGTAACAACCAGCTACAGTCAGAGCAGCCTGTGGGAATGCAGTAACAATCTATTAGTAATTACACCTTCCCGCACAAACATCTGAACCTTGCTAGAGCAAAGAGAGGAGAAACCTCAACAAATGGAGATATACAGTGATATGCTTAAAAATGAAAGGCAGATTTACATTAACCTTGCACGGGGTAGTATGAAGGTAGTTCAGAAGCAACTTCAATCCATTCCCTCGAACTGGCCTATGCCTCTGTGATATGAACTAATGGGCACAAAAGTGAAGGCATTAGGAGTTAAGCCAAACATTAGAGGATCACACCTTCGTCAAATTATGAAACGAGGAAATGTTATTTAGCAAATACCTGCACTACTAGAGTAACAAATTTTGCAATGTATATGTCCTTGGCTTCTATCAAATGGAGAACTCCTAGATCAATGACCGCATATCCATGCTGCATTGGTGTTGAAAAAGGGGTGGGAGAACAAGGTCGTCAGGAAAAGCAAGGTTTCCCCGTATTACATACTACTATATGTTTTCATTAAGTTCTTGGTGAATTTATCTTTAGCAGAATATACCAAAGTACAaacattttaaattaaattagctTCATGGTATCTCTATAAAAAAAGAAAGCATCTTCAATAAAGAAGAAGCATACAGGTGTGATTGTTACAGCCTTATTCAGAGAGAGGCGACAGATTCTCTCAACATGCGATCGTGTTATTCGACATGCTGATATAGTAGCTTGCAACTCTGCCTTGAATAAAGCTGCACAAGATAGAGCACATTAAGAAACTCGCTGGAATTCAAACCACTGAAAATTGGTGTTTGCAACACAGCACTTGAACCAACAGAATCGGACTTGTTCCACAACAACACTTGTGTCATCattattaattttgataaaagATTAGCCCATGTAAAAGACTTACACGACATGTTACTCAATGACTCCCGGATCCTGTTACGTGCATATAAGTGACTCCTATTCGTCGGATCTTCAACCCATTGTTGATTTCCACCTCGACATATCTGCAGCACTAAAAAAATCATTCTATGGCTATTTCGGAAAGTAATCAAGACAACAACTAAAATAACTAGACAAGTTTGATTATTTCGATAACGCCAACAAAGAAGATGAAGACTTACATTATACATATCTTCTTTTGAAAACTCTAGAAGTGGTCGCACCATCAACATGCTATGAGCTTTTGATTCTTTTCCATTAAAGTCAGGAAACTCTGAAAACCTTTGCAAAGTAAAAGCCATGCCTGCAAGCCCGAGTACACCACTGTTTCTAGATAGTCGGAGAATGAAAAGCTCTGCCTGCATCATGCATGTACCTCAGATCGTAATAACATTTTGTGTTATAATAGATAATAGATTAGCTCAAGTTGTTGTGCCTGATCACATAGCTAGGAAATCGATGCCTTAAAACAAGGTTATTAATCGGCACATTGTATTCAACGAATAGTTATTGGACTAATTTTAGAGCTTAGTTTCTTATTTTCATTACTGTTATCTTGTACTTCTATAATAAAACTTTGATAGTCAAATATGCCAACTTAGTCCAACAAAAATCGATTAGATTTCTCATCAGAAACAAAAGATGCCTGATATAGAACAATCGAGATTGTCAAAAACATGTAATCTCGACCATAAAGATCAATCAGTCACATTTTTTATATAACAATGTTCAcaatttacattttattaatGGCACATATGAGTCAATTAATAATGACTATATGCCTGATATTTGAGAGCTGAAGGCCGTGTTAAagaaacaattaataaagtaaactAAGAACAAAAGAGATGCTGAAAAACCTGGTCATCTGCATGATGTGCAATCAATAGTACTCCAATCCGCTGCTCCATACATATATTCTGTAAAATTTCATACCTGAATAGTTAAGACCATAGATTAGAGTAAACTCTATCACTAGGGGGTTGGTGCTACATGTCCAGGAAAGGAATAAACAAGGAAACTTAGCTAATAAGAAGACACCTTTTATCTCGAGCAGCTTCTTGCAAGTGACCGAGCTTGGGTTTCCCGTCCAACCATTTACAGGAAGCAACTTCACATTTGATTCCTAAAGACAGCCTACATTATATATCCATCATCCAATAACATCAACTAGAGCTTCATTCTCTAATTCCATAACATCCAAATACGAAGTGATAGAATTACCCATATCTAAAACTCGGCCGCGAACAAGATCTGCTTCCTCTGCACTCTCTGTTCGCAACCCATGATCAACAACAATTGCTAAGAGACCATCAATGGTCCTGCTTCTTCCTTTGTTAGCAGCATTAGAGTTGCCAGATTTCCAATCAAGGGTTAATACACATAGAGCAATGCTATCAGGACCGCCAGACACAGCAATTGCTGGATAAAACAATAGAAATACCTTATGAGCAATAGCCCCATGATACGGAAAAAATAAAACCACATAAATTTCAGTGAACCATAATGAATAAGGCGAACAGTATTCCTCAATCAAGATACATAGCACCGATCATCTAACCCTTTAGCTTTGTCACATGATAACTTTGGTGTTCGAACTTCAAATAACTTTGTCAAATGACCTCCATAAAACATGGCAAGAATACTCCTTTCGTATTCACTATCAGTTCAGTCATCCTGTTTTCACTGGATGCATTTTTAGCCATTTACTGTATAGTTCATCGGAACCACTGCAATAGGCCTGAAACTAATCCTTTTTCCATCTAATTGCCAAATGTCAAACTTTTATATCCATAAGCAGTAAGAAACATATATTGCCAATATCAGAGGAACCTAGCCTTATGATGCATAAAACTACATACATAAAACATAACGACTGGTTATATGTTCATGTCACCGAACCAAACTAAGCTCCAATTTTGTAGAAATGAAAACCTCAGAATCTGAATAGATATAATTGATCAATAACACTGCTTTTGTGCACAAAATAATGCTCTAATATTTCATGAGACTAACTCAACTAcgattattttgaaaaaaaaaagtgagagaAAACTCGGACAACTGTAAGCTCGTCGGAAGTTCATGTTAAATTAAATACAGAAACGACCAAATTTATATGCATTGATTGAAGAAGTAGATAAAAATAAGCAAATTGCAAGCGGAATAGCTATTTACCGATGCGGTGATTTGGATTGAGGCCGGCCATCGCCATTTTTTGGGCGAATTGAAGTCTGTAGTTGGAGATGTCGGTTTCCGGAGGCCGGCTGTGGCTGCAAAAGAAAAGAGCATGGCGGCGGCGTCGGAGGGAGGTTTTCCGTAGCCACGAAGTGCAGGTAGGTACGGGAGCCGCCGCCGTGAATTTGTAATGAAAGTGGAACGGCGCTAGGAGGCCTCTCGCCGCCATGGATATATCCAAATATCACTATTGCCGATTTGCTGATACATATAAACTGTgacaaatataaaaatgtttgGAATTAATAAATTTCAGTAAAATCTATATAATCTCAATAAGTAcaaaactaaataaattataacttTCGTCTCAATTATTACTCATTTCACtattacaaatataattattGTGTATTGACGAAATACTAGTATGATCATATTCAAATTCAAGTGTtttgttattattataaattaataaggGCATCTGCAGTggcaatagcccagcaatagcccacccacaaactcctcctgccacatcatcagcattaaaattcctcctgtcacatcatcaggacaagcatatagctcagcaatagcctagccacatcacccctaattatataaaacaaataattgacaatctcacaaaatacggaattaaatttacgacacagatacgggaaaatccaattattttatttacattttaaaaaaagtacatataaaaaaattacataattaaaaaaactaacgccgtgcaaTCCTCTgtgcccacaactcttcaattaaatccttttggagtcgaatatgagcatccgtttggcgcatgtcggcatgtgcttcgAGGAGACCGGCTTCATCGTGCGGGACCCCatttcgtacgttgggggcggctatgatgtggcttggaccggcttcattatcctcgttggcccaactagtcagtcgtacaccttcatcttcgacaatcatgttgtgcatgataatacaggcgtacattatatcagcaatgcagtcgatatgccacaaacgcgttggacccctaattgccgcccatcgagactggagcacaccaaatgcacgctccacgtccttgcgcgccgactcctggcgttccgcaaagtaggcatTCCTCTCATCCGATACGCATTTGATCGTcatcacaaagacgggccacctagggtatatcccatccgccaagtagtagcccatatcatgttgggtcccgttggcgacaaaactgatggccggaccgacgccctggcactgctcgttgaaaaggggcgacgagttgaggacgttgaagtcgttgttcgacccggctatcccaaaatacacatgtcaaatccatagccggtagtcagcaacggcctccaagatcatcgtgggattctttcccttgtagccggtcgtgcaGAACccccccttccaggcagcgggacagttcttccactcccaatgcatacaatctatgttgcctaacatacccgggaacccatgcttctccccgtgcatctgcatcagatacTGGCAGTCTTTGCgagtagggcttcgaaggtactgatcacggaaaatttcaatcacgccctgacagaaatacttcatacattcaagggcagtcgactcaccgatgtggaggtactcgtcccacatgtctcccgcgcctccgtaggctaactgtctgattgccgcagtgcacttttgaataggtgtgtggccgggtatgccagccgcatcgtgcctgaagcggaaatacagatatcgctgctccaaggcgttaacaatacgcataaacagggctctgctcatcctaaaacgacgcctgaaatgaatgtcgttgaaccgcggctc
This portion of the Salvia splendens isolate huo1 chromosome 10, SspV2, whole genome shotgun sequence genome encodes:
- the LOC121751063 gene encoding proline-rich protein 4-like, whose protein sequence is MGVHSLCQSFLFLSLILFGSVNLCSADDKTFEVVGTTECADCSQNNFKSSQAFSGLRVTIDCKLESGDVKRFGSGEVDEQGKFKVSLSQKLNNKCYAQLHSAAALPCPAHNDIEASKIVLKSQTNGKTTFAPAKTLQFSATLCSSKTFLPYWKHPPHPWFKPLPKPTLPPYTHPWFHKPTPSPVPVYTPTPKPPVVEPLPPPAPVYTPTPKPPVYKPKPKPPVYKPKPKPPVYKPKPKPKPPVYKPKPEPPVVKKPCPPTVVKPLPPPVPVYKPPVKKPCPPVVVKPLPPPVPITKKPCPPLPKIPPKYFHHPKFGHFPPLPPSIPHHP
- the LOC121751064 gene encoding V-type proton ATPase 16 kDa proteolipid subunit, producing the protein MSSTFSGDETAPFFGFLGAAAALVFSCMGAAYGTAKSGVGVASMGVMRPELVMKSIVPVVMAGVLGIYGLIIAVIISTGINPKAKSYYLFDGYAHLSSGLACGLAGLAAGMAIGIVGDAGVRANAQQPKLFVGMILILIFAEALALYGLIVGIILSSRAGQSRAD
- the LOC121751062 gene encoding uncharacterized protein LOC121751062, translating into MAARGLLAPFHFHYKFTAAAPVPTCTSWLRKTSLRRRRHALFFCSHSRPPETDISNYRLQFAQKMAMAGLNPNHRIAIAVSGGPDSIALCVLTLDWKSGNSNAANKGRSRTIDGLLAIVVDHGLRTESAEEADLVRGRVLDMGIKCEVASCKWLDGKPKLGHLQEAARDKRYEILQNICMEQRIGVLLIAHHADDQAELFILRLSRNSGVLGLAGMAFTLQRFSEFPDFNGKESKAHSMLMVRPLLEFSKEDMYNICRGGNQQWVEDPTNRSHLYARNRIRESLSNMSSLFKAELQATISACRITRSHVERICRLSLNKAVTITPHGYAVIDLGVLHLIEAKDIYIAKFVTLVVQFISQRHRPVRGNGLKLLLNYLHTTPCKAALTVAGCYLCPAPGSKGTRVLVCCSSDSSSHTILKLCSQNCLESSELEQIALKIEEIAEKSMPDLSSVPFLDATSSEAVLNEAKIHGILSNSSYDSIVSLQKQESENFKAVTEATSDPTSGHSISSSSRLIHPGQVGYFMNRFQLDWNVPDVSVEKLGAEGCCFCSSCIFGDEMVAEVRCMVDADWMYLRDLSRMTKMGDSSSENGMVRMIYANLLAGRALATLKSIPVAARRALPVLVNAEGVLLSIPSLGFSQCPHLKVSAVFSPRLPLGGGHSSFL